In Gilliamella sp. B3022, the sequence ATATACCCCTCCCAAATTAGTCTTATATACAGGTTCAACAAGCACATCGTGTGGCGTTGGTCAAACGTTTATGGGACCATTTTATTGTAGTGTTGATAAAACCGTGTATTTAGATATTTCATTTTACCAAGAGATGAAACGGCAACTTGGTGGTGGTGGTGACTTTGCACAAGGTTATGTCATAGCACATGAAATTGGTCATCATGTGCAAAATTTGCTCGGCGTATTCAATAAAATCGAACAATTAAAACAGGGGCAATCTGAAGTTTTTGTTAATCATTTATCGGTTAAATTAGAGCTACAGGCCGATTGCTTTGCCGGATTGTGGGGGCACGCAATGCAACAAAAAAATATTTTGGACGTTGGTGATATTGAACAAGCTTTAAAAACTGCTGAAGCTATTGGTGATGATCGCTTACAACGTCAAAGTAAGGGGTATGTTGTACCAGACAGTTTTACACATGGAAGCTCCAAGCAACGTTATACTTGGTTTAAACGAGGTTTCGATAGTGATGATATCAATCAATGTAATACTTTTGCCGAATAAGGAAATAAAAAATGTTTCATAAAGTAATAAAACGCGTTTTGTTAATTAATGATGATGGTATTGATGCATCAGGCATTAAAATTTTAAAGGATGTGGCGAATAAAATTGCTCATGAAGTTTGGGTAGTCGCACCCGCGATTGATCAAAGTGGCGTATCTTGTTCAGTCAGTTTAAAAACACCATTTCGAGTGGCACAGCGTAATGAACGAGAATACGCGGTTTATGGTACCCCTGCTGATTGTTCGTTATTTGCTATTAAACATTTATTGGTCAATAATTTACCCGATTTGGTGTTATCAGGTATTAATAACGGTTCGAATGTGGGATTTGAAACAGTTTTATCTGGTACCGTTGGCGGTGCTATGATGGCAACAGTTTTAGGCATACCATCAATAGCCTTAAGCCAATACTCTACTGAAGATCACCAACCAACGGTCTGGGATTGTGCTACGCATCATGCTGAATCGGTCATTCGTAAACTGTTGTCGTTATCTATCCCGAAAAAGGTCTGTTTTAATGTTAATTTTCCTGCTTGCGATCCTCACCAAATTAGAGGATTAAAAATTACTAAGCAAGGTGAATGTGATGTAAGTCGTTTTGTGGTGGCACCGACTCAAGATCCTGAAGGTCATGATTATTATTGGTTTAGAGCCAAGCGTAATCAGCAGGTTTTTGATGATGATAATAAAGAGTTAGATGCTGCTAATAATCATTTTATCGCTATTACACCGCTTGGTTATGAAAGAACAGATTATGTTTTCTATGAAAAGTTGTTAGCTAAATTTGAGTGATAATGGTTGATTGTGAAGTCGTCTTCCAATATTTTGGAAGACGAATGAGTAAAGGTTAATCGGTTAGTGATTAACTATCTTTAGTTTTTTCATTTTTAACCAGTGCACAAAACAGTAATGATATTGCAACCATCACTAGCGCTATCCAATAGATAACTTCATGCCCATAGGCTTGAGAAACAAACCCCTGCAACATACCTGCCAGTATAACGCTAAAAATAATCCCATTATTAAAGAGTGTTGAGGCAACACCCATTCTGGTTGGCAACAGATCCTGAAAGTAGATAATGCCAATATTTGCTACAATTCCTATAAATACTGCGTTAAACAACTGTAGCGCCAATAAAGCAACTTTGCCAGTACAAAAAATCATACCAATATAAAAAATGAATCCACTTGTAATGGCAATAAAAAATAAATTTCGTTTGCCCAAATAAGGCACTAAAAATCCTGCAATGAGCATCACGGGGATTTCAATACCAGCAGCCAATCCCATTAAAATACCGGGTAAAGAGTCGGGAAGATGTAAAACGAGATCAACGTAGAGTGGCATGTCGATAATGTACATCATGTTAGCCGTCCACATAAATACCGTGGATAATAATAAACAAACCACATTCCAATTTTTCCAAAGTGGTACATTGGTCGCTTGTAAATCTGCTGCGCTGCTGAGTTGTGAGGTAGGATTTTTTTCGACCGATGGTAAGAATATCGCAACACATAACATCGCTATTATAAACATGGACATTGCAGTTAAATACATGACAGTAAAGCCAAACCCTAAAGCTAAACCGAATGATATTGGCGGACCAAATACCCATGCCAATGATAACTGAGCACGTATTAATGAGTTAAAAGCAACCACATTACGCCCTGATTTTACTGCATATTCACGTGCTAGAGCAAAAATTTGTGGCATGGCAGCCGATGATAATGCGGCAAAGAGAACACCTAGCGTGATCAATATAAAATAGTGACGCGTAAAAGCAAAAGTAACACTATTGGCAACGCCCATTAAACAGCAAAATATAACAATATAGCGCCTATCCCCTTTTTTGTCAGAATATTTTGCTAATAGAAAACTACCAACAATGCTTGCTAAAGCATTTATCGAGAAGAACAACCCGACTAAATGGGAATTGACATTCACTTCAAATGTTAAGAAACGACTTAATGTAGGGGATTGCAAAGCGCCTGCAATACCGACAATAAAGGTCGTAATTAGAAAGGCCAAAAAGACAATACTCTGTTTTTGACGAAAGGATGAAGCTTTAGACATAAACTTTCTCTATCATTTTATTTTGTACAATTATAAACATAAAAAAGAACGGTATACAGTGAAAGAAAGAAATAAAATGGATAACTTTGAGATTTAATTTTTAGCTTATCTTGTACTCAATATTTAAGATCTACCCCAGCAATGAAATAAAAAAAAGATTTCTTTTTATTTTTTTAGGCGTACAATCAAAATCATCCATAAGAAGAGGTAACGTTATGTTATATAATAACAATTATATACAACTCCATCATGAAAATCATGCCCATTGTCATAAGGATTGTCAAAATATTGCCCACAATCATAGACATGATAATCATCATTCCCATGATGCAAATGACAATCACGGTGCAAGCCATGGCTGTGAAAATGAAGGTTCAACGAAAAAAAATGAGATAGAAGATCCTCCGGAAGATCCTGAGCGGAAAAGCCAGAATGTTAAATTAACCTGGAAAATCAATGGTATGGATTGCGCTCATTGTGCAAGTAAAATCGAAAATGCTGTAAAAACACTACCAAATATTCATCAAACCAAAATTATTTTTTCTACTGAAAAGTTAATCGTTTTTGTTCCTAAGCATGATGAAACCGTAATAAAAACGATTGAAGACAAAGTGATAGAATTAGGTTATACCCCGATTTTTGAAACCACACCCAATCAGGCTCATCATCATGAGCATTCTCATAGTTTTGATAAAAAAGCCTTCCTACCATTAGGAATTTTAGGCTCTTTCATTGTGATAAGTTATCTTATTTTATTAGCGAATCACACAGCCGGGGAATATGCTTTTATCATTACTGCAATTGTCGGATTAGTACCGATTTTGAAAGAAGCTTTAATATTAACGCGTAGTGGTACACCATTTGCCATTGAATCATTGATGAGTATATCAGCTTTAGGTGCGCTTTTCATTGGCGCTGCTGAAGAAGCCACCATGGTACTTTTTTTGTTTATGATAGGTGAAATGTTAGAAGGCTTTGCAACCAGTAAAGCTAAAAAAGGGATTTCATCACTTGCGCATTTAATGCCTCAAGAAACGGTGCTCATTATTGATGGTAAAAGAAAAACCGTTGCAAGTCATAGTTTGAAACCTGACGATATTATCGAAATTTCATCAGGAGGACGACTACCTGCTGACGTGATTTTAATGAGTGAACAGGCCAGCATTGATGAAAGTGCCTTAACAGGTGAATCCATTCCGGTCAATTATCTATCCGGGGATAAAATTTTGGCAGGATCGCTGGTTGTTGATAATACCATTAAACTTAAAGTCATTTCGCAATCTGGACAAAATGCCGTAGATCGCATTTTACAATTAATTGAAGATGCTGAAGAACGTAAAGCACCCATTGAGCGATTTATTGATAAATTTAGCCGCTACTATACCCCAGCTATCGCCGTGTTTGCATTGTTGGTGATTGTCATTCCTCCCCTACTACTTAATCAAGATTGGTATACTTGGGTATATCGAGGATTGACGTTATTATTAATTGGTTGTCCTTGTGCATTGGTAATTTCAACGCCGGCCGTCATCACATCTGCCCTATCCAATGCGGCCAAGCAAGGTGTATTAATTAAAGGTGGAGCGGCTTTGGAACATATTGGTTCAATCAAAATGGTGGCATTTGATAAGACTGGAACCCTAACCGAAGGCAAGCCAAAAGTCACCGATGTCATAGCTCAATCTGTTACCTCACAACAATTACTGACCCTTGCGGCGGCAATTGAAAGCGGTTCGCATCATCCTTTAGCAAAAGCCATCGTTGATTATGCAATCCAACATCAGATTGAAGTAAGTGAGGCGAGTGATCGTAAAGCCATTGCGGGAGTAGGGATTGAAGGCAATATCGATAATCAAACTTATTATATTGTTGCACCCAATAAAGTAACCGTGGTATCCGAACCATTAAATGATGAAGATGCGCAAAAAATCCATCAACTTGAAAGCACAGGTAAAACCGTAGTGGTGGTTGTGACACAACAGAACTTAGTAGGAATGATCGCCTTGCAAGATGTGTTACGTGCTGATTCCATGACTGCAATAAAAGCTCTTGATGATCTGGGTCTTAAAACCTTAATGCTTACTGGTGATAATCAACGTGCGGCAAAAGCCATTGCAAACGAATTGGGAATTGATTATCGTGCAGAGTTATTACCAGCAGACAAACTGATCGAAATTGAAAAAATTCGTAACATGACTTCCATTGCAATGGTTGGGGATGGCATCAACGATTCACCTGCAATGAAAGCGGCTACAGTGGGCATTGCTATGGGCAGCGGTACCGATGTAGCGTTAGAAGCAGCGGATGCCGCATTAACCAAAAATAGCTTGCTCAGTTTGCCTAATTTAATTTGTTTAACCCGCTTTGCTAACCGTAATATTAAGCAAAATATTACCCTTGCATTGGGTATCAAGTTAGTGTTTTTAATAACAAGTCTATTTGGTTATACTGGATTGTGGTTAGCGGTATTAGCCGATTCCGGAACAACCGCCATTGTGACAGCCAATGCTTTGCGAGTACTAGGTTTTAAAAGTAAAAAAAACAAAATTTAACTCGCTATTTAAAAACTATTCCATGTAATAAATGGAATAGTTTTTTATTGGTTAATCATCACCACGCAATGAGATTTCACCGCCAATATGTGCATAGATTTTTCCATCTTGTTCAAGCATTAAAGCACCTTGCTCATTAATACCTTTAGCAATACCACGGATAATATTATTACCAATAAGCAGCTTTACAGGTCGATTAGCAAAGTTATCTAATCGTTTCCAATCGTTTATAAAAAACGCTAGGCCTTGTTTTTCAAATTCAGATAATTTGATATTCAAGTTTTTGACAATGCACGCAACAAGTAAATTACGATCAACCTTTCCTAAATTCGCCCATTTTTGGTTTACAATATTAGGATCTGGATTATTCATCATTAAGTTGATGCCAATACCAATTACTGCATGTGCACAATCGCCAGTTTTACCTGCTAACTCAATTAATATACCAGCTAATTTTTGGTCGTTAAGATAAAGATCATTAGGCCATTTGACTTTGATATCTTGTCCGGATATCTCTCGTAAAGTATCGGCTATCACAATCCCGACAACTAAGCTCAATCCCATTGCAGCAGCTACGCCCTGCTCTAACTGCCAATACATAGAAAAATAAAGGTTAGAACCAAATGGTGAAAACCATTTACGCCCACGTCGACCGCGCGCTTTAGATTGAAATTCCGCTACACAACAATCACCCGAGTAAAGTTGCCCAATTTTATCAAGTAAATATTGATTGGTAGAATCAATAATAGGTAAAATCTCGCAACGACTGTCTGCTTGATAATAATGATCAATTTTAGTTTTTTTAAGTAAATCGATCGGTGCAGTTAAACAGTAACCCTTACCTTGTACCGATGTGAAATCAAGCCCCCATTCGCGCAACACTTTCATATTTTTATTGATTCCAGCGCGAGTTATTCCAAAACCCACTGCAAGTTCTTCCCCTGAATGAAATTCGCCGTCCGCTAAGATTTCAATTAATTTGAGTGCATTTTGGTGACTGCGCATTGATTCCTCTTTTTTTAACTAATAAAGCAATAAAATAAAGTGAGATTATAGCAAAACTGACAAATAAATAAGTATTATTCGTTTTATCCATAACATAAGCAATCGCTGCTGGAGCAATAAGACTACCTAGCGTGTTAGTTAATAACATGGCTTGATTCATCGCTACAATATCTTGCTTTCTTACACACGAACATGCCCATGCCATAGATATAGGATAAATGGTGTAAATTGTTGCTCCTAACAAGATAATGGCTAATGTATCAAACCAATTAAATATCAACAGTACACAAGCAAAAAGCATTAATATGGATTCAAACAATAATACAACTTGTCGACCAAATTTATCGGCACACCAATTAGCCGGCATTTGTGCTATCACTCCTGATAAAATAAGCAAAATCATCCAATTAGCAACTTGAGTGTCGTTATAGCCTAAATGAGAATAATAAGCGGGTAATAAAGAATAGAGCGATCCGATCAACATGCCAGCAATCACACACCCAATCAAACCAATGCGTGAAGGTTTATTCAAAATCATAGGAATGATGTTAAAACTGCTTTTTTTGCGTTTCGGTAATTTATAATGAGTCAGCAAAATGAATAATATTGCCAGACCCATTAATAAAGCAATCACTAGACCAAAATACAACACATTCTGCGGAAAATACTGTAATAGTGCTTGCCCTAACACCGTGCCTAAATAATAAGTGGTTAAATACACCGCTAGCATTTTTCCTCGAGTACGTACGGTTCCTGTTACTAAAATACAACTTTCAATCACCACCCAAGTTACTGCACAGGCAATACCAATAAAAAATCGCCATATTACCCAGCTATAAAAATCCATTGAAAAGCTTAAACCAATAGTCGCAATAGCAAAGATAATACAACTGTAGGTATAGGTATAACGAGCGTTAAATTTACCAATAAACCAATTAGCAAAAATGGTACCAAACAAGTTTCCAGCAAAGTAACTTGAACCGACTAAACCAATTTGCCCTAGTGAAAACTCATTACGCACTAACCATAACGGCACTTGGGTATTGAGTGCCGATAAAGCGATTGTCACA encodes:
- the ypfJ gene encoding KPN_02809 family neutral zinc metallopeptidase → MRWRDQRESDNIEDRRSQYGSNSGIRIPMSGKGRVVLFILVLVAGYYGVDLTGLLNSDLIETDNSSLNSNEYSINDEDAAKFTSVILASTEDYWQQAFNRLGRTYTPPKLVLYTGSTSTSCGVGQTFMGPFYCSVDKTVYLDISFYQEMKRQLGGGGDFAQGYVIAHEIGHHVQNLLGVFNKIEQLKQGQSEVFVNHLSVKLELQADCFAGLWGHAMQQKNILDVGDIEQALKTAEAIGDDRLQRQSKGYVVPDSFTHGSSKQRYTWFKRGFDSDDINQCNTFAE
- the surE gene encoding 5'/3'-nucleotidase SurE, which gives rise to MFHKVIKRVLLINDDGIDASGIKILKDVANKIAHEVWVVAPAIDQSGVSCSVSLKTPFRVAQRNEREYAVYGTPADCSLFAIKHLLVNNLPDLVLSGINNGSNVGFETVLSGTVGGAMMATVLGIPSIALSQYSTEDHQPTVWDCATHHAESVIRKLLSLSIPKKVCFNVNFPACDPHQIRGLKITKQGECDVSRFVVAPTQDPEGHDYYWFRAKRNQQVFDDDNKELDAANNHFIAITPLGYERTDYVFYEKLLAKFE
- a CDS encoding MFS transporter; the encoded protein is MSKASSFRQKQSIVFLAFLITTFIVGIAGALQSPTLSRFLTFEVNVNSHLVGLFFSINALASIVGSFLLAKYSDKKGDRRYIVIFCCLMGVANSVTFAFTRHYFILITLGVLFAALSSAAMPQIFALAREYAVKSGRNVVAFNSLIRAQLSLAWVFGPPISFGLALGFGFTVMYLTAMSMFIIAMLCVAIFLPSVEKNPTSQLSSAADLQATNVPLWKNWNVVCLLLSTVFMWTANMMYIIDMPLYVDLVLHLPDSLPGILMGLAAGIEIPVMLIAGFLVPYLGKRNLFFIAITSGFIFYIGMIFCTGKVALLALQLFNAVFIGIVANIGIIYFQDLLPTRMGVASTLFNNGIIFSVILAGMLQGFVSQAYGHEVIYWIALVMVAISLLFCALVKNEKTKDS
- a CDS encoding zinc/cadmium/mercury/lead-transporting ATPase, whose amino-acid sequence is MLYNNNYIQLHHENHAHCHKDCQNIAHNHRHDNHHSHDANDNHGASHGCENEGSTKKNEIEDPPEDPERKSQNVKLTWKINGMDCAHCASKIENAVKTLPNIHQTKIIFSTEKLIVFVPKHDETVIKTIEDKVIELGYTPIFETTPNQAHHHEHSHSFDKKAFLPLGILGSFIVISYLILLANHTAGEYAFIITAIVGLVPILKEALILTRSGTPFAIESLMSISALGALFIGAAEEATMVLFLFMIGEMLEGFATSKAKKGISSLAHLMPQETVLIIDGKRKTVASHSLKPDDIIEISSGGRLPADVILMSEQASIDESALTGESIPVNYLSGDKILAGSLVVDNTIKLKVISQSGQNAVDRILQLIEDAEERKAPIERFIDKFSRYYTPAIAVFALLVIVIPPLLLNQDWYTWVYRGLTLLLIGCPCALVISTPAVITSALSNAAKQGVLIKGGAALEHIGSIKMVAFDKTGTLTEGKPKVTDVIAQSVTSQQLLTLAAAIESGSHHPLAKAIVDYAIQHQIEVSEASDRKAIAGVGIEGNIDNQTYYIVAPNKVTVVSEPLNDEDAQKIHQLESTGKTVVVVVTQQNLVGMIALQDVLRADSMTAIKALDDLGLKTLMLTGDNQRAAKAIANELGIDYRAELLPADKLIEIEKIRNMTSIAMVGDGINDSPAMKAATVGIAMGSGTDVALEAADAALTKNSLLSLPNLICLTRFANRNIKQNITLALGIKLVFLITSLFGYTGLWLAVLADSGTTAIVTANALRVLGFKSKKNKI
- the birA gene encoding bifunctional biotin--[acetyl-CoA-carboxylase] ligase/biotin operon repressor BirA produces the protein MRSHQNALKLIEILADGEFHSGEELAVGFGITRAGINKNMKVLREWGLDFTSVQGKGYCLTAPIDLLKKTKIDHYYQADSRCEILPIIDSTNQYLLDKIGQLYSGDCCVAEFQSKARGRRGRKWFSPFGSNLYFSMYWQLEQGVAAAMGLSLVVGIVIADTLREISGQDIKVKWPNDLYLNDQKLAGILIELAGKTGDCAHAVIGIGINLMMNNPDPNIVNQKWANLGKVDRNLLVACIVKNLNIKLSEFEKQGLAFFINDWKRLDNFANRPVKLLIGNNIIRGIAKGINEQGALMLEQDGKIYAHIGGEISLRGDD
- a CDS encoding MFS transporter, whose protein sequence is MKHSYSFPILLTSLLFVTIALSALNTQVPLWLVRNEFSLGQIGLVGSSYFAGNLFGTIFANWFIGKFNARYTYTYSCIIFAIATIGLSFSMDFYSWVIWRFFIGIACAVTWVVIESCILVTGTVRTRGKMLAVYLTTYYLGTVLGQALLQYFPQNVLYFGLVIALLMGLAILFILLTHYKLPKRKKSSFNIIPMILNKPSRIGLIGCVIAGMLIGSLYSLLPAYYSHLGYNDTQVANWMILLILSGVIAQMPANWCADKFGRQVVLLFESILMLFACVLLIFNWFDTLAIILLGATIYTIYPISMAWACSCVRKQDIVAMNQAMLLTNTLGSLIAPAAIAYVMDKTNNTYLFVSFAIISLYFIALLVKKRGINAQSPKCTQIN